In a single window of the Candidatus Krumholzibacteriia bacterium genome:
- a CDS encoding type 1 glutamine amidotransferase, whose amino-acid sequence MPRALCLQHVPFEGPARLAPLLRERGFEVVVVPVFEGGELPLIGAGDVVVVTGGPMSVNDVARHPWLDGEVRWIRAALHAGHPMLGICLGSQLIARALGAGVAPNAEREIGWFGVEPVGDEPLARALTAPPRVLHWHGDRWELPRGARLLVRSEGCDHQAFAVGAAVLGIQYHLEMDHAAVAALVENCPDDLAPGRWVQSAPEILDADLESSHAALEVVVEEWSRSWSC is encoded by the coding sequence GTGCCCCGAGCCCTCTGTCTGCAACACGTTCCCTTCGAGGGGCCCGCCCGGCTCGCCCCGTTGCTGCGCGAGCGTGGCTTCGAGGTCGTCGTCGTTCCGGTGTTCGAGGGGGGCGAACTCCCTTTGATCGGCGCGGGGGACGTGGTCGTCGTCACCGGCGGACCGATGAGCGTGAACGACGTCGCTCGCCACCCGTGGCTCGACGGCGAAGTGCGGTGGATCCGTGCGGCTCTCCACGCCGGCCACCCCATGCTCGGTATCTGTCTCGGGTCGCAGTTGATCGCGCGGGCGCTCGGTGCCGGTGTGGCGCCGAACGCCGAGCGCGAGATCGGCTGGTTCGGTGTCGAGCCGGTGGGCGACGAGCCGCTGGCCCGCGCCCTGACCGCGCCTCCGCGCGTGTTGCACTGGCACGGCGACCGCTGGGAACTCCCCCGTGGGGCACGGCTGCTCGTGCGCAGCGAGGGCTGTGACCACCAGGCCTTCGCGGTGGGAGCCGCGGTGCTGGGGATCCAGTACCACCTCGAGATGGACCACGCCGCCGTCGCCGCCCTGGTCGAGAACTGCCCCGACGACCTGGCCCCGGGCCGCTGGGTGCAGAGCGCGCCCGAGATCCTCGACGCCGACCTCGAGTCATCGCACGCGGCGCTGGAAGTCGTGGTGGAGGAGTGGTCGCGCTCGTGGTCGTGCTGA